In Cetobacterium ceti, a single genomic region encodes these proteins:
- a CDS encoding recombinase family protein produces the protein MLFGYCRVSTNQQNCERQISAIKKFGVNERFIFTDIASGKSIERKSFLEMLSFLKKGDTVVVKEIDRLGRNRKEIKNIILDFIEKDIELICLDMPYFKELILEKIKNSEGFLEVMANALLDVILEIAEQERKKILNRTKEGREKAKSKGIIFGRPGKISLEKFTFYYKKYMTRDMKACEIQKELKISKQTFYNYIKKMKVEK, from the coding sequence ATGCTTTTTGGTTATTGTAGAGTTAGTACTAATCAACAAAATTGTGAAAGACAAATATCTGCTATAAAAAAATTTGGAGTTAACGAACGATTTATTTTTACTGATATTGCTAGTGGAAAAAGTATCGAAAGAAAAAGCTTTTTAGAAATGCTTTCATTTTTAAAAAAAGGTGATACAGTTGTTGTAAAAGAAATAGACAGATTAGGAAGAAATCGCAAAGAAATTAAAAATATAATTTTAGATTTTATAGAAAAAGATATTGAACTAATATGCTTAGATATGCCTTATTTTAAAGAACTTATTTTAGAGAAAATTAAAAATAGTGAAGGCTTTTTAGAAGTTATGGCAAATGCTCTTTTAGATGTAATTTTAGAAATCGCAGAACAAGAACGGAAAAAAATCTTAAATAGAACAAAGGAAGGACGAGAAAAAGCAAAAAGTAAAGGAATTATCTTTGGAAGACCTGGAAAGATATCTCTTGAAAAATTTACATTTTATTATAAAAAATATATGACTCGTGATATGAAAGCTTGTGAAATTCAAAAAGAATTAAAAATTAGTAAACAAACATTTTATAATTATATAAAAAAAATGAAGGTAGAAAAATAA